The Corynebacterium confusum genome has a window encoding:
- a CDS encoding glycoside hydrolase family 25 protein yields the protein MIVTKSLKSALTAVVASVLVVTATAPAHAAPLATSAPAGVDVAAHQHPGGAPIDWGQVKSDGQSFAYVKASEGEGFSNPHFAVDANAAAASGLKVGAYHYGRPNTDAKTQAAHFASQLALVADQSLPPVLDIEVTDGKNPQQMQAWVREFTDELKKLTGRTPMIYTYKYFWEVEMGNTTQFSEYPLWLAAYQDAAPQPVGGWDKLSFWQRSGSGKVAGIPTQVDMNLFNGTHAQLDSFSAGNYVDFGGVLEDLVVTGAPDLGKDSTALVGAILAIAAGVAAAPQLADAAGEVGIDRDAAEGLIGYVEKLNAEGALPVEQLEAMAAGDYSVGDLALLLENAGHTAGIEVDEQTVADATQAAAAAGANGGQLDVQQLAGIVSRVVG from the coding sequence ATGATCGTCACTAAGTCGCTCAAGTCCGCCCTGACCGCCGTTGTTGCCAGCGTCCTCGTCGTCACCGCCACCGCTCCCGCGCATGCCGCGCCGCTGGCTACGTCCGCGCCCGCCGGCGTGGATGTCGCCGCCCACCAGCACCCGGGTGGTGCCCCCATCGACTGGGGCCAGGTGAAATCCGACGGGCAGTCCTTCGCCTACGTCAAGGCCTCCGAGGGGGAGGGCTTTAGCAACCCGCACTTCGCCGTCGACGCTAACGCCGCGGCCGCCAGCGGGCTGAAAGTCGGCGCCTACCACTACGGGCGCCCGAACACGGACGCGAAGACGCAGGCCGCGCACTTCGCCTCCCAGCTGGCCCTGGTGGCGGACCAGTCGCTACCGCCGGTGCTCGACATCGAGGTCACCGACGGCAAGAACCCGCAACAGATGCAGGCCTGGGTCCGCGAATTCACCGACGAGCTCAAGAAGCTGACCGGTCGGACCCCGATGATCTACACCTACAAGTACTTCTGGGAAGTGGAGATGGGTAATACCACCCAGTTCTCGGAGTACCCGCTGTGGCTAGCCGCCTACCAGGACGCTGCCCCGCAGCCTGTCGGCGGCTGGGACAAGCTGTCCTTCTGGCAGCGCTCGGGCTCCGGCAAGGTCGCCGGCATCCCCACCCAGGTGGACATGAACCTGTTCAACGGCACCCACGCCCAGCTGGATTCCTTCAGCGCCGGCAACTACGTCGACTTCGGCGGGGTACTCGAGGACCTCGTGGTGACCGGCGCCCCGGACCTGGGCAAGGATTCGACGGCCCTGGTGGGCGCCATCCTGGCCATCGCCGCTGGCGTGGCCGCCGCCCCGCAGCTGGCCGATGCCGCCGGTGAGGTGGGCATCGACCGCGACGCCGCCGAGGGCCTTATCGGCTACGTGGAAAAGCTCAACGCCGAGGGCGCCCTGCCGGTCGAGCAGCTCGAGGCCATGGCAGCGGGCGACTACTCCGTCGGCGACCTGGCGCTGCTGCTGGAAAACGCCGGACATACCGCCGGCATCGAGGTCGACGAGCAGACGGTCGCGGACGCCACCCAAGCCGCCGCGGCCGCCGGCGCCAACGGCGGGCAGCTGGACGTGCAGCAGCTGGCGGGCATCGTCAGTCGCGTCGTGGGCTAG
- a CDS encoding spermidine synthase, translating to MGRKRNRGSEAGAGIDGVYDIDTGQAEVVADEFRRDGYILNVNGVPSSHIVIGLPGELEFEYMRWIAAAIEVLNPVDPAALRVTHLGGAGCSLPRYFADLWPRSRHTVVELDAKLAELTRTLFDVPRAPTVKIRAGEARAETMAFQPASRDIIIRDVFAGATTPRPLTTVEFFAACRKALSGAGLYVSNCGDHSDLQGAKAELAGMAEVFDHLAVIADPPMLKGRRYGNIILIGSTAPLPAAGSVEAAALAKRLLGGAVPAHYKDEAFTRKFMGGASPRRD from the coding sequence ATGGGTAGGAAACGGAACCGAGGCAGCGAGGCTGGCGCAGGCATCGACGGCGTCTACGACATTGATACGGGACAGGCCGAGGTGGTGGCGGATGAGTTCCGCCGCGACGGCTATATCCTCAACGTCAATGGAGTGCCCAGCAGCCACATCGTGATCGGCTTGCCGGGCGAGCTGGAATTTGAGTACATGCGCTGGATCGCCGCCGCGATCGAGGTGCTCAACCCCGTCGACCCGGCGGCGCTGCGCGTTACCCACCTGGGCGGGGCGGGGTGCTCACTGCCCCGCTACTTCGCCGACCTGTGGCCGCGCTCGCGCCACACCGTCGTGGAGCTGGACGCCAAGCTCGCGGAGCTGACCCGCACGCTTTTCGACGTGCCCCGCGCGCCCACGGTCAAGATTCGAGCGGGCGAGGCTCGCGCGGAGACGATGGCCTTCCAGCCGGCCAGCCGGGACATCATCATCCGCGATGTCTTCGCTGGGGCCACCACTCCGCGGCCGCTGACCACGGTGGAGTTCTTCGCCGCGTGCCGTAAGGCCCTGTCGGGCGCGGGCTTATACGTGTCCAACTGCGGCGATCACTCGGATCTGCAGGGCGCCAAGGCGGAGCTGGCCGGCATGGCGGAAGTCTTCGACCACCTGGCCGTCATCGCGGATCCGCCCATGCTCAAGGGACGGCGCTACGGCAACATCATCCTGATTGGATCCACAGCTCCCCTCCCCGCGGCCGGATCGGTCGAGGCCGCCGCCCTGGCCAAGCGACTTCTGGGTGGGGCGGTGCCCGCCCACTACAAGGACGAGGCTTTTACTCGCAAGTTTATGGGCGGAGCTAGCCCACGACGCGACTGA
- the mnmA gene encoding tRNA 2-thiouridine(34) synthase MnmA has translation MRVLVAMSGGVDSSVAAARAVEAGHDVVGVHLALHKDSQQTREKARGCCSLEDSADARRICDKLGIPFYVWDFSEQFKEEVIGDFVDSYARGETPNPCLRCNEKIKFRALLQKGMALGFDAVATGHYATLDQHGYMRRSKDENKDQSYVLGVISADELEHCYFPIGDTPKPQIREEAAAHGFSTAKKPDSYDICFIPDGNTQAFLGARIGLRPGMIVDQEGQELKEHDGAWNYTIGQRKGLDIKQPAADGRPRYVTDIDAATGTVTVGAREDLAVTAIGADRLKYLHPTMDGTLGCEVQVRAHGSVVPCTAHIDRAADYMRLELHGQLSGVARGQAAVLYLPTEDELGDIVLGSGTICETA, from the coding sequence GTGCGAGTACTGGTAGCGATGAGTGGCGGAGTGGATTCCTCCGTGGCGGCTGCCCGCGCGGTGGAGGCGGGCCATGACGTCGTCGGCGTGCACCTGGCGCTGCACAAGGACTCGCAGCAGACCCGCGAGAAGGCCCGCGGGTGCTGCTCGCTGGAGGACTCCGCCGACGCCCGCCGCATCTGCGACAAGCTGGGCATCCCGTTCTACGTCTGGGACTTTTCGGAGCAGTTCAAGGAGGAAGTCATCGGGGATTTCGTGGACTCCTATGCCCGCGGCGAGACCCCGAACCCCTGCCTGCGCTGCAACGAAAAGATCAAGTTTCGCGCACTGCTGCAAAAGGGTATGGCCTTGGGCTTCGACGCGGTGGCCACCGGCCACTACGCGACCCTGGACCAGCACGGCTACATGCGCCGGTCCAAGGACGAGAACAAGGACCAGTCCTACGTTTTGGGCGTGATTTCCGCCGACGAGCTGGAGCACTGCTATTTCCCCATCGGGGACACTCCGAAGCCGCAGATCCGTGAGGAGGCGGCCGCCCACGGCTTCTCCACCGCGAAGAAGCCGGACTCCTACGACATTTGCTTCATCCCCGACGGCAACACCCAGGCCTTCCTGGGCGCGCGGATCGGCCTGCGCCCGGGCATGATCGTGGACCAGGAAGGCCAGGAGCTGAAAGAGCACGACGGCGCCTGGAACTACACCATCGGCCAGCGCAAGGGCCTGGACATCAAGCAGCCCGCCGCCGACGGCCGGCCCCGCTACGTCACGGATATCGACGCTGCCACCGGCACCGTCACCGTCGGCGCCCGGGAGGACTTGGCCGTGACCGCCATTGGCGCGGACCGGCTGAAGTACCTGCACCCGACCATGGACGGCACGCTGGGGTGCGAGGTCCAGGTCCGCGCCCACGGTTCGGTTGTCCCGTGCACCGCGCATATCGACCGCGCGGCCGATTACATGCGCCTGGAGCTGCACGGGCAGTTGTCCGGCGTAGCCCGGGGACAGGCCGCCGTGCTCTACCTGCCGACCGAGGACGAGCTCGGCGACATCGTCCTGGGCTCGGGCACGATCTGCGAGACGGCCTAG
- a CDS encoding methionine synthase translates to MTGFGLGPMPGTSMPEAADIVLGETGVLPHLPQLPDRGLGSDAIGRTAGLVEFVAVDRGPRAWQMTDRPQLLTRRAWDRMERDLDEIQDVWGESVPQVKIQAVGPWSLSAAIELANGHRVITDSGARRDLFLGLQEGIYRHAADVARRFGAQVVLQLDEPYLSQILAGTLPGVTDFDDIAAVPAEVAADTLAPFQAQYLHLDGPQWELARTAHTVLLDLPRLDTPKDLDGLGQHLDSGARVGLGITAADAVAGQPDAARGVAIAIARLLDRLGLPRTLLTHAVDVYPARPNEPARDYRLAHRVAAMLERDAGDL, encoded by the coding sequence GTGACTGGATTTGGTCTCGGCCCCATGCCCGGCACCTCCATGCCGGAGGCCGCCGACATCGTGCTGGGGGAGACCGGCGTTTTGCCGCACCTGCCGCAGCTGCCCGACCGCGGGCTGGGCTCGGACGCTATCGGCCGCACCGCCGGGCTGGTGGAATTCGTGGCGGTCGACCGCGGCCCGCGCGCCTGGCAGATGACCGACCGGCCGCAGCTGCTGACCCGCCGGGCCTGGGACCGGATGGAGCGCGACCTGGACGAAATCCAGGACGTCTGGGGCGAAAGCGTGCCCCAAGTCAAGATCCAGGCCGTCGGGCCGTGGAGCCTGTCCGCCGCCATCGAGCTGGCCAACGGGCACCGCGTTATCACCGACAGCGGCGCGCGCCGCGACCTCTTCCTCGGCCTGCAGGAGGGCATTTACCGCCACGCCGCCGACGTGGCGCGCCGCTTCGGCGCGCAGGTCGTGCTGCAGCTGGACGAGCCCTACCTGTCCCAGATCCTAGCCGGCACCCTGCCGGGAGTGACCGACTTCGACGACATCGCGGCGGTGCCCGCCGAAGTCGCCGCGGACACCCTGGCGCCGTTCCAGGCCCAGTACCTGCACCTGGACGGCCCGCAGTGGGAGCTGGCACGCACCGCCCACACGGTGCTGCTGGACCTGCCGCGGCTGGACACCCCTAAAGACCTGGATGGTCTGGGCCAACACCTGGATTCGGGCGCGCGCGTGGGCCTGGGCATCACGGCGGCGGACGCAGTTGCCGGCCAGCCGGATGCCGCCCGCGGCGTGGCGATCGCTATCGCGCGCCTGCTCGATCGGCTGGGCCTGCCGCGCACGCTACTGACCCACGCGGTGGACGTCTACCCAGCCCGGCCTAACGAGCCCGCCAGGGACTACCGGCTTGCTCATCGAGTCGCAGCAATGCTCGAGCGCGACGCGGGCGACCTTTAG